One segment of Salvia splendens isolate huo1 chromosome 20, SspV2, whole genome shotgun sequence DNA contains the following:
- the LOC121781544 gene encoding tryptophan N-monooxygenase CYP79A68-like, producing the protein MRIMNEWLQQTEDKYENELHNCANNSFIIETQGMKMEFVILLVALVLSLSIIFHKRILKRPKQPLPPGPSGYPIIGCLPEMLRNKPTFRWMLDYMQAFSTEIACFRLGSVHVITISSPELAREFFNVQDSVFAARPGNMTGRLTSDGYLSAVLAPGGNQWKKMRRVIVSEVLTPSVHEFLHGKRCEEADHLVRYVYNQSKTGVAINVREAARLYCGGVIRKLVFGKRFFGAGTEAGGPGFEEKEHMDAVWIILSYTYGFAIADYVPLLEVFDFDGHKKTLTNAIKNLRKYQDPEIDNRIEMWQNGIRKTNDDILDILINLKDSNNNPLLSAEEIKAQVIEMSIAVIDNPSNVAEWSMSEMIRDSRILERAIKEVNEIVGKKRVVQESDLPKLNYIQACIKEAIRLHPVAPFNLPHVSTKDTVVSGYFIPKGSHILLSRLGLGRNPRVWDEPLKFNPDRHITNGSSQVVLTDSQLKMWTFGVGRRGCPAILLGSTIMTLLLARLIHSFSWTPLSSMPLFQESELNPFMAEPLIAHATPRLEPQVYQNLI; encoded by the exons CAAATAATAGTTTTATTATTGAAACACAAGGAATGAAGATggaatttgtaatattattggTAGCATTGGTGCTTTCCCTATCGATAATCTTCCACAAAAGAATACTAAAAAGACCAAAACAGCCTCTTCCACCTGGTCCCTCCGGCTACCCTATCATCGGTTGCTTGCCGGAGATGTTGAGAAACAAGCCAACTTTCCGATGGATGCTCGACTACATGCAAGCCTTCAGCACCGAAATCGCATGCTTTCGCCTCGGAAGCGTCCACGTCATCACCATCAGCTCTCCCGAGCTTGCTCGAGAGTTTTTCAACGTGCAAGACTCCGTTTTCGCAGCAAGGCCGGGAAACATGACGGGGAGGCTCACGAGCGACGGCTATCTGTCGGCGGTTCTTGCCCCCGGAGGCAAtcaatggaagaaaatgaggagaGTCATCGTGTCTGAAGTGCTCACTCCGTCTGTCCATGAATTTCTTCACGGAAAGAGATGTGAAGAAGCCGATCACCTCGTTCGATACGTCTACAACCAGTCCAAGACTGGTGTCGCCATCAATGTGAGAGAGGCGGCGCGGCTTTACTGCGGCGGCGTGATTAGGAAGTTGGTGTTCGGGAAGAGATTTTTTGGAGCCGGGACAGAGGCTGGTGGGCCCGGATTTGAAGAGAAGGAACACATGGATGCGGTTTGGATTATTCTATCATACACATATGGATTTGCAATTGCTGATTATGTTCCACTTCTTGAGgtgtttgattttgatggtcatAAAAAAACTCTTACAAATGCTATTAAGAATCTGAGAAAATACCAAGATCCAGAAATTGATAATAGGATTGAGATGTGGCAAAATGGTATTAGGAAAACTAATGATGATATTCTTGATATTTTGATTAACCTCAAGGACTCCAACAATAATCCATTGTTGTCAGCTGAAGAAATCAAAGCCCAAGTTATT GAAATGAGTATAGCAGTAATTGATAATCCATCAAATGTTGCTGAGTGGAGCATGAGCGAGATGATTCGTGATTCACGTATTCTTGAGAGAGCCATTAAAGAGGTAAATGAGATTGTAGGTAAAAAAAGAGTTGTACAAGAATCAGATTTACCTAAACTGAACTATATACAAGCTTGTATTAAGGAGGCTATTAGGTTACATCCTGTGGCACCATTCAACCTTCCCCATGTTTCAACCAAAGATACTGTCGTAAGTGGATACTTCATACCAAAAGGAAGTCACATCCTACTGAGTCGTCTTGGCCTAGGACGGAACCCTAGGGTTTGGGACGAGCCTCTTAAATTTAATCCCGATCGCCATATTACAAATGGATCCTCGCAGGTGGTTCTCACTGATTCTCAGTTGAAAATGTGGACGTTTGGTGTTGGTAGGCGTGGTTGCCCAGCCATCTTGCTTGGTTCTACCATAATGACACTTCTTTTAGCCAGACTTATTCACAGTTTTAGTTGGACACCACTTTCTTCTATGCCTCTCTTTCAAGAATCAGAGCTAAATCCTTTTATGGCTGAGCCATTGATTGCTCATGCGACTCCCAGATTGGAACCACAAGTTtatcaaaatttaatatag